GCCGCACGCTCGCGCTCGCCGCTGATGTCGCGCACGATCAGGACCGCGCCGTTCATGTCGCCCGCCGAGTCGACGAGCGGCGACGCGACTTCGGCGATCGGCACGCGCGGCCCATCGCGCGACGCGAGCCAATGACGCTCGACGGTCGCGCTCGCGCCGCTTCGCAGCACCTGCTCGAGCGCGGTCGACCGTGCGCGCTCGCCGCGGCTGTCATACGCGTTGAACACGTCGCGAAACGGCAGGCCGCGAACGGCCGTCGCATCGCAGCCGATCAGCGCGGCGGCGGCGGGGTTCATGTACGTGAGCATGCCGCGCCGGTCGCTGACGATCACGCCCTGCGTGAGCGACTGCAGCAGCGCCTCGTAATAGCGGCGCGCGAGCGCTTCGCGGCGGCGCAGCACCTCGTTCATGCGTCGCGAGCGCTTGAGCGCCGCGACGATCGCGCAGATCGCGCCGTTTACGATGACGAACGTCGCGAGCTGCACGATCCTCGCCGACAACGGCCCCGGATACGCGACCGTATCGGACAGGAACATCACCCAGATCAACACGGCGCTCGCGAGCGTCGCGCCGATCCCGCCCCCGAGCGACGTCGCCCACGCGGCCGCCGCGATGAACGGGAAGTACGGCGTGAGCGGCATGTCGGCGCTGCCGAAATGCACGAGCGCCGCCTGCAGCAGCGTCGCGATCACAACGAATCCGGCGATCACCGCATAATTTTTCGCGCGTCTTCGTGCAAATTGCACCATCACATCGACTCCTGTCGGCGCGTGCGCGCGCACGCCCGCCGGCCGAAGCCGGAGCGGTATGCGCGCAAGCGAACCGGATTGCCCTCTTCGGCGCTCGTATGCTCGTCGACCGCCGTGCTTCCGAAGTCTTCCGGCGCCGCCCATCGCATCGAATGCGAGACCACGCGAGCCGTCCGACCCCGGCACCGCGTGCGCACGCCGCAAATCGCGTGCCCGGCGACGCGGCGAAAACCCGGTCGCTCTCGCGCTTCGCACATTGGTCCGATCACCTCGTCCGCAATCCGCGCATCGGCGCGCATCGGCGCGCGCGTGCTCGCCGGCATCGCGCGTCGCAAAGAGCCGGCCGGCGCGCCAACGCGCGCAAGCCCGCTCGCGCATCCGCCCTCGCAGCCGGGCTCGACGAACCTCGGCCTCCTCGCCGGCGCAATCGCGCGGCGGCGCAGCGTATCCGCGGCGGCGGCCGGCTAACGTCCGCGCGCCGGCAAGCTCGACGACGGCAACGAGAGCCGCATCGACATCGTCCGCCCCATCATCGCTTCGACTTGTCGTCGCCCTCTTCCTGTTGCGCAAGCCGGTTGTAAATCGTCTTCAGGCTGATGTCGAGCACCTCGGCCGCGTGCGTCTTCACGCCGCCGCACTGCGCGAGCGTGCCGAGGATGATCCGTCGGTCGACTTCCTCGAGCGTCGTACCGAACGGCACCGTGACCGAATCGCCGCCGTCGCCCGGCTCGCTCGCCACTTCCTCCATGATCGGCGGCGGCAGCGTGTCGATCACGTCGCCGTCGTTGAAAATGCACGCGCGCTGCACGAAGTTGCGCAGCTCCCGCACGTTGCCCGGCCAGTCATACTCGGACAGCGCGGCGAGCGCGGACGGCGAGAAGCGCATCTTCCGCCCGCTCTCTTCGCCGAGCTGCCGCAGGAATGCTTCGGCGAGCATCGGAATGTCGCCGCCGCGCGCGCGCAGCGGCGGCAGCATGATCGGAAACACGTTGATCCGGTGATACAGGTCCGCACGCAGCTTGCCGTCCGCCATCGCGGCCTCCGGATCGAGATTCGTCGCGGCGACGATCCGCACGTCGACGTCGATCTCGTGCGCGGAGCCGAGCCGCGTCAAGCGTCCCGTCTCGAGCACGCGCAGCAGCTTCACCTGCGACTCGACCGGCATCTCGGTGATCTCGTCGAGAAACAGCGTGCCGCCGTCGGCGCGCTCGAAGAAACCCTTGTGCTGACGATCCGCGCCGGTGAAGCTGCCGCGGTCGTGGCCGAACATCTCGCTCTCGACGAGGTTCGCCGCGATCGCCCCGCAATTGACCGCGAGAAACGGCCCCTTGCGGCGCAGGCTCAGATCGTGAATCGTCTGCGCGGCGAGTTCCTTGCCGGTGCCCGATTCGCCCGTCAGCAGCACGGACGCCTCGGTGCCCGCGACACGGCTGATCGCGTCGTACATCGTCTGCATCACGGGCGCGCTGCCGAGCATCCTGCCGAAGCGGCCGAGCCGCTGCAGCTCGGAGCGCAGCGCGGCGATCTCTTCATGAAGCACACCGGTGCGCGGCACGCGCGCGAAGATGCTGTTGAGCCGCTGCATGTTCAGCGGCTTCACCAGATAGTCGGTCGCGCCGCGCCGCAACGCATCGATCGCGGTCTCGAGGCTCGCGTGTCCCGTCGTCAGCACCATTTCGACGTGCGCGCCTTTCGGCAGCTCGTCGAAAAGATCCATGCCGTTTCCGTCCGGCAAGACGAGATCGCACAGCACGAGATCCGGCGTATTCGTCGCAATCAGCGCGCGCGCTTCCTCGAGGGTGGCGGCCGTATCGCAAGAGAGTTGCTGAGTGTGGGCGAGCGCGGACAACATGTTTCTCGTGTCCTCGTCGTCCTCGACGATCAGAATGTAGGGCATTCGCGCTCCTTCCATTCGCGGCGCCGACACAAGCAACGAACGAGCCCGCATGCCGGCGCATAGATTAGGCAGCCGAACGATGCCGGCCGATGATGATGCGCGATCGATCGGACCAATCGGACCGCTCGATCGCTGCGGCGAAACGCGTTGCTCGTTACAGTATAGAAAACCCGTCCGTCACGATACCCGCTATCGGATATTTCTATCCGGGCGTGCCCGCGGCATTGGAAATTTCAATTCATCAATTGAAAAATAGTCGTTAGGCTTGTCCTGTGTAAAAAATGCACGCGCCGAATGCATTCGACGCCGCTTTCGTCGGAGCAGGTCCGCGCGGCGCCGGCAATCCCACTTGGCGAGACATCCATGTCGCAACCCAGCAGTGACGGCAGGCGGCTGCAAGGCAATTCGTGTCTGATCCAGGCGCTGTTGCAGAAGGTTCAGAAAGTAGCGGCGACCCGCGCGAGCGTGCTGATCGTCGGCGAAAGCGGGGTCGGCAAAGATATCGTCGCCAGGCTCATCCATGACATGAGTCCGCGCCATCGCGGTCCGTTCGTTCCCGTCAATTGCGGCGCGATTCCGCACGACATCGCCGAATCGCAATTGTTCGGGCACGAAAAAGGCAGCTTCACCGGCGCGGCCGCGCAGCACATCGGCTTCTTCGAGGCCGCGCGCGGCGGCACGATCTTTCTCGACGAAATCGCGGAGATGCCGCGCGAGCTGCAAGTGAAGCTGCTGCGCGCGCTCGAGTCGAACAGCATCGTGCGCGTCGGCGGCAGCGAGCCGATCGCGCTCGACGTGCGCATCGTCGCCGCCACCCATCACGATCCGGCCGAAGCCGTCCGCGAAGGCCGCTTCCGCGAAGACCTGTTCTACCGGCTCGCGGTATTCGCACTGCGCGTGCCGGCGCTCCGGCATCGCGAGGACGACATCGAAGGCATCGCGCAAGAGCTCGTCGACGCGCTGAACGCGCGGCACAGCACGCACAAGCGGCTGTCGGGACAGGCGCTGAAAACGCTGCGCACCTATTCTTGGCCCGGCAACGTGCGCGAGCTGCGCAACGCGATCGAGCGCGCATACATCCTCTCCGGCGAGCAGATCGACCTGTTGCCGGTCAAGCGGCTGCCGCCGCGCGGCGACGTGCGCAAGAACGCGATGACGCTGCCGCTCGGCACGACGCTCGCGCATTCTCAGCAGCGCTTCATCGCCGCATCGCTCAAGTATTTCGACGGCGACAAGCCGCGCACCGCGAAGGCGCTCGGCATCAGCCTGAAGACGCTGTACAACCGGCTCGCGCTGATGCGCGAGCGCGAGGGAGAGGCCGCGCAACATTGAATGCGCGCGACGCGCGCCATGCCCCGCTCCACGCGCGGCGGCGCTCATGTCGCGACGGACGGCGCGCGATGCGTTGCCCCGGTCGCGCACGCAGCGCTCGATTCCGACCATGCGCGACGCATCGAAGCGATCGACGCGCGGGTCGCCCGCATCGACACTTCGTCGAACAAACGAAATCGCGATCAGCCGGCCATGTCGAAATGAAAGACGGCATCGCCGTATCTTTCCAGGCATGTGACATTGGCCGCTCCGGCGGCGGCGATCGCACGCGGCCAGAAGCGATGAGCCGGCGCGTTCCGGCGCATCACACTCACTTCCCAGCGCCCCGGATGCGCGCGCCACAGCGCGCGGGCCGCGGCGATGCCGCGACCGCGGCCGCGCGCGTGCGGCAAGATGAAGAATTCGGCGATC
This genomic stretch from Burkholderia oklahomensis C6786 harbors:
- a CDS encoding sigma-54-dependent transcriptional regulator, whose translation is MPYILIVEDDEDTRNMLSALAHTQQLSCDTAATLEEARALIATNTPDLVLCDLVLPDGNGMDLFDELPKGAHVEMVLTTGHASLETAIDALRRGATDYLVKPLNMQRLNSIFARVPRTGVLHEEIAALRSELQRLGRFGRMLGSAPVMQTMYDAISRVAGTEASVLLTGESGTGKELAAQTIHDLSLRRKGPFLAVNCGAIAANLVESEMFGHDRGSFTGADRQHKGFFERADGGTLFLDEITEMPVESQVKLLRVLETGRLTRLGSAHEIDVDVRIVAATNLDPEAAMADGKLRADLYHRINVFPIMLPPLRARGGDIPMLAEAFLRQLGEESGRKMRFSPSALAALSEYDWPGNVRELRNFVQRACIFNDGDVIDTLPPPIMEEVASEPGDGGDSVTVPFGTTLEEVDRRIILGTLAQCGGVKTHAAEVLDISLKTIYNRLAQQEEGDDKSKR
- a CDS encoding sigma-54 interaction domain-containing protein; this translates as MSQPSSDGRRLQGNSCLIQALLQKVQKVAATRASVLIVGESGVGKDIVARLIHDMSPRHRGPFVPVNCGAIPHDIAESQLFGHEKGSFTGAAAQHIGFFEAARGGTIFLDEIAEMPRELQVKLLRALESNSIVRVGGSEPIALDVRIVAATHHDPAEAVREGRFREDLFYRLAVFALRVPALRHREDDIEGIAQELVDALNARHSTHKRLSGQALKTLRTYSWPGNVRELRNAIERAYILSGEQIDLLPVKRLPPRGDVRKNAMTLPLGTTLAHSQQRFIAASLKYFDGDKPRTAKALGISLKTLYNRLALMREREGEAAQH